In the Apteryx mantelli isolate bAptMan1 chromosome 13, bAptMan1.hap1, whole genome shotgun sequence genome, one interval contains:
- the GPR174 gene encoding probable G-protein coupled receptor 174 has protein sequence MTNNSTCSNDTDLKSYYAITYTFILIPGLIGNILALWVFYGYMKETKRAVIFMINLAIADLSQVLSLPLRIFYYLTGTWEFGGGLCMLCFYLKYVNMYASIYFLVCISVRRFLFLMYPFKFSDCKRICDVYISIVGWIVVCIGCLPFPLLRLHQNVKNTCFVDLPVKEVDLPISIAMMTIGELVGFITPLLIILYCSWKTILSLKEKNSASHDLGEKKKALKMILTCALVFLICFAPYHISFPLDFFVKTKKIKNECVQKVISVFHAVALCLASLNSCVDPVIYYFTTNEFRRRLSRQDLQDSIQLHNLSYVKKHPRTEPKGQVEDS, from the coding sequence ATGACGAACAATTCAACCTGTTCCAATGATACAGACCTCAAGTCTTATTATGCAATTACATACACTTTCATTCTGATCCCTGGACTAATAGGAAATATATTAGCTCTGTGGGTCTTTTATGGCTACATGAAAGAGACTAAAAGGGCTGTAATATTTATGATCAATTTAGCCATTGCTGATTTATCACAAGTTTTATCCTTGCCTCTAAGGATTTTCTACTACTTGACTGGAACGTGGGAGTTTGGAGGAGGTCTCTGCATGCTTTGTTTCTACCTGAAGTATGTCAATATGTATGCAAGCATCTACTTCTTGGTTTGCATCAGCGTAAGACGATTTTTGTTTCTTATGTACCCATTCAAATTCAGCGACTGCAAACGCATCTGTGATGTGTATATCAGCATTGTCGGGTGGATCGTAGTCTGCATTGGCTGTTTGCCTTTCCCTCTTCTCAGACTTCACCAGAACGTTAAAAACACGTGTTTCGTGGACCTCCCAGTAAAGGAAGTTGACCTTCCCATCTCCATTGCCATGATGACAATAGGTGAACTGGTGGGGTTCATAACGCCCCTACTAATAATTCTATATTGCTCATGGAAGACTATCttatcattaaaagaaaaaaattctgcttcACATGaccttggagagaaaaaaaaggctttaaagatGATTCTCACCTGTGCTCTGGTATTTCTGATTTGCTTTGCACCTTATCATATCAGCTTTCCATTAGATTTCTTTGTTAAAACCAAAAAGATTAAAAACGAATGTGTCCAGAAAGTGATATCAGTGTTTCATGCTGTAGCTTTGTGTCTTGCCAGTTTAAATTCCTGCGTAGACCCAGTCATCTACTACTTTACTACAAATGAGTTCAGAAGACGACTTTCAAGACAGGATTTGCAAGACAGCATTCAGCTACACAACCTAAGTTATGTGAAAAAGCATCCCAGAACTGAGCCCAAGGGGCAAGTTGAGGACTCTTAA